The following are from one region of the Aquirufa lenticrescens genome:
- a CDS encoding NIPSNAP family protein, producing MKKLFLLTLLCAGLFSFTVNAKKADNRYFEMRIYYCHPGRLDALIQRFTNHTTKIFEKHGMTNVGYWIPTNNTENALYYILAYPSKAERDSSWKHFSSDPEWKTVSKKSEETGKIVAKVTSIFMNATDFSPKIKPSGGPVDQVFELRTYSQLPGRNPAILERFKNHTMKIFKSHDIKNIAYFTTIEKDPAVQSKLVYLVAHPSEETAKANWSAFVNDPKWKQVSTDSEKDGKIIEKIESIFMTPTSFSTIR from the coding sequence ATGAAAAAATTATTCCTTTTGACCTTGCTGTGTGCAGGTCTATTCTCTTTTACTGTAAACGCGAAAAAAGCAGATAATCGTTATTTCGAAATGCGCATCTACTATTGCCATCCAGGCAGACTAGACGCTTTAATTCAACGTTTTACGAATCACACGACTAAAATTTTCGAGAAACATGGAATGACGAACGTGGGCTATTGGATTCCTACCAACAATACAGAAAACGCTCTTTATTATATCCTAGCTTATCCATCTAAGGCTGAACGCGATTCTTCATGGAAGCATTTTAGCAGTGATCCTGAGTGGAAAACAGTCTCAAAAAAGTCTGAAGAAACGGGTAAAATCGTTGCTAAAGTGACAAGCATATTTATGAATGCCACTGATTTTAGTCCTAAAATTAAACCTTCTGGTGGCCCTGTTGACCAAGTATTTGAATTACGTACCTATTCTCAATTACCTGGTAGAAATCCGGCTATTTTGGAACGATTTAAAAATCACACGATGAAGATTTTCAAATCGCATGACATTAAAAATATTGCCTATTTTACGACCATCGAAAAGGATCCAGCTGTCCAAAGTAAATTGGTCTATCTAGTGGCACATCCATCAGAAGAGACAGCAAAAGCGAATTGGTCGGCTTTTGTAAATGATCCTAAATGGAAACAAGTATCGACTGATTCAGAAAAAGATGGCAAGATTATTGAAAAAATCGAGTCCATTTTTATGACCCCGACTTCCTTCTCTACAATTCGTTAA
- a CDS encoding PepSY-like domain-containing protein, translating into MKTKISLIAFVSLIALNACTKDQNVDPQSASTLAPQEVPVLVTQAVATVYPKVTGVDYSSLQTNSLYVANVTAPTTEAQVVVSNKGIIKEVAVKIAKTDLPAAVLSYLETNFPGATFEHASKKTKGDKLGFRVELIFNKEHYSIFFDQTGAFLSQVTGLQGKPGKKGPAPAATEIALADLPAAVKSTLAGYTFKRAILVKDAAGMEVYHIRIEKLGVPYDLVVDATGKIIKTREVNTKGPDFTKIELKTLPAGLAAYLNTNAAGFTLDYAVAILKDSVVVEYHVGVTIATVKKEFHLDASFQLLPNHPAKGGHNPPALNIKELKSTDLPSAVKTYLDANYAGWVFVKGASASVDNVVKDYHVVIEVVTKKYMLEFDRNGAFKKAVAL; encoded by the coding sequence ATGAAGACAAAAATTTCATTAATTGCGTTTGTATCCTTAATAGCATTAAATGCGTGTACTAAAGATCAAAATGTAGACCCGCAGAGTGCTTCAACTTTGGCTCCACAAGAGGTCCCTGTTCTAGTCACTCAAGCTGTAGCCACTGTGTATCCGAAAGTAACGGGGGTTGATTACTCCTCTCTTCAAACAAATTCTCTTTATGTGGCAAATGTTACGGCGCCTACTACGGAGGCACAAGTAGTCGTTTCTAATAAAGGAATTATCAAAGAAGTGGCTGTGAAAATTGCTAAAACAGATTTACCAGCTGCGGTGCTATCTTATTTAGAAACTAATTTTCCGGGGGCCACTTTCGAGCATGCCTCTAAAAAGACAAAAGGAGATAAATTAGGTTTCAGAGTAGAATTAATTTTCAACAAAGAACATTATTCTATATTCTTTGATCAAACTGGTGCCTTTTTAAGCCAAGTAACCGGTTTACAGGGAAAACCTGGTAAGAAAGGCCCTGCTCCAGCGGCCACAGAAATTGCCTTAGCCGACTTACCGGCTGCAGTGAAATCCACTTTAGCAGGCTATACATTTAAGCGAGCTATTTTAGTGAAAGATGCCGCTGGGATGGAAGTATACCATATCCGAATAGAAAAACTGGGAGTTCCGTATGACTTAGTTGTGGATGCAACTGGCAAAATAATAAAAACAAGAGAGGTTAATACAAAGGGACCAGATTTTACCAAAATTGAATTAAAAACACTTCCAGCAGGCTTAGCAGCCTATTTAAATACAAATGCAGCTGGATTTACGCTGGATTATGCAGTCGCTATTTTAAAAGACTCAGTCGTAGTAGAATACCATGTAGGAGTGACGATAGCCACTGTTAAAAAAGAGTTTCATTTAGATGCCTCATTCCAGTTATTACCTAATCATCCGGCAAAAGGTGGTCATAACCCTCCAGCACTAAACATAAAGGAATTAAAGTCTACAGACCTACCTAGTGCAGTAAAAACTTATTTGGATGCTAATTATGCAGGATGGGTATTTGTCAAAGGAGCAAGTGCATCAGTAGACAATGTGGTAAAAGATTACCACGTTGTGATCGAAGTAGTTACGAAGAAATACATGCTTGAGTTTGATAGAAATGGCGCATTTAAAAAGGCTGTAGCCCTGTAA
- the lgt gene encoding prolipoprotein diacylglyceryl transferase, with product MSLLFIEWNADPTIINLLGFPIRWYGLCFALAFLAGFQVVSYMFKKEGRPVEQADQLLLYTMVGTVAGARMGHYFFYEFPLLLADPVRFFIQMITPPFSGLASHGAAIGLFTAFYLYTRKNKGQSYLYVTDRIVIAAALAGFFIRFGNLMNSEIIGKPTDLPWGFKFLRDYEFNPSGLAAFVVPRHPSQLYEALSCLLLFFILLYLWNLKKEKTPAGLLTGIFMIFVFTLRFFYEFLKENQSSFENNLTLNMGQILSIPAVLFGIGVLLYAKRKA from the coding sequence ATGAGCTTATTATTTATTGAGTGGAACGCTGATCCGACTATTATCAACCTTTTAGGATTCCCTATCCGTTGGTACGGATTATGTTTTGCTTTAGCCTTTTTGGCTGGATTTCAGGTCGTAAGTTATATGTTCAAAAAGGAGGGTAGACCTGTCGAACAAGCCGATCAACTATTATTATACACGATGGTAGGAACGGTAGCAGGAGCTAGAATGGGACATTATTTCTTCTATGAATTTCCCTTGCTTTTAGCAGATCCTGTTCGGTTTTTTATCCAAATGATTACGCCACCTTTTTCTGGTTTAGCTTCCCACGGAGCTGCTATTGGTCTTTTTACTGCCTTTTATTTATACACTAGAAAAAATAAGGGGCAATCGTATTTGTATGTGACCGATCGGATTGTTATTGCGGCGGCGTTAGCTGGTTTCTTTATCCGTTTCGGGAATTTGATGAATTCTGAGATCATTGGGAAACCTACTGATTTGCCTTGGGGATTCAAATTTTTACGGGATTATGAGTTCAATCCGAGTGGCTTAGCGGCCTTTGTTGTACCTCGCCATCCCTCTCAATTGTATGAGGCCTTATCTTGTCTACTATTGTTTTTTATATTACTGTATTTGTGGAATCTGAAAAAAGAAAAGACACCGGCGGGTTTATTGACAGGTATTTTTATGATTTTCGTTTTCACGCTCCGCTTCTTTTATGAATTTTTAAAGGAGAATCAGAGTTCATTCGAAAATAATTTGACCTTAAATATGGGCCAAATTCTATCCATTCCGGCTGTCCTGTTTGGTATCGGAGTTCTTTTGTACGCGAAAAGAAAGGCTTAA
- a CDS encoding serine hydrolase, with product MRKILIILFVSMSTFAQKPANILEQLLLSNPDKFKKLTDNPEKYRLQILYTQIDRDAKNKPRLTTYSYRSDSNEYFYPASTVKLAASVLALEKLNTLKIDKSTAFQTLKNRPSQLEIKTDTTAKSGLPSVEHYIKKILLVSDNEAYNRLYEFLGQRPFNEKMRSKGFNGVRLTHRLQTPLPRLENQYTNPINLMDASGKVIYQQAEAFNDKPYSAATPILLGKGTMNDAGVVEDKPLDFSLKNAYPLQAQHDFLKRLMLPDAFPAKDRFQLSKEDYGFLYRYMSMYPMESKDPIYKEEFATYCKFLYYGSEKNASLNPSMRIFNKVGDAYGFLLDNAYVVDFDKKVEFMVTAVLLCNEDEIFNDEKYDYDTIGFPFYKNLGQVIYDYEVKRPKKHLPNLDHLQFDYSN from the coding sequence ATGCGTAAAATCCTTATTATTCTTTTCGTCAGCATGAGTACATTCGCTCAAAAACCCGCCAACATACTGGAGCAATTATTGCTATCTAACCCAGACAAATTCAAGAAATTGACGGACAACCCGGAGAAATACCGCCTTCAGATTCTTTATACCCAGATAGATCGCGATGCGAAGAACAAACCTAGGCTGACCACCTATTCCTATCGCTCAGATTCGAACGAATATTTCTATCCTGCTAGCACCGTGAAATTAGCGGCGAGTGTTTTGGCCTTAGAAAAATTGAATACTTTAAAAATTGATAAATCAACCGCCTTTCAAACCCTAAAAAACCGACCATCTCAACTCGAAATCAAGACGGATACCACGGCAAAATCAGGTTTACCAAGTGTGGAACACTACATTAAAAAGATTTTGTTAGTGTCTGATAATGAAGCCTATAATCGCCTTTACGAATTTTTAGGCCAACGGCCTTTCAACGAAAAGATGCGCTCGAAAGGGTTCAACGGGGTTAGACTTACCCATCGTTTACAAACTCCTCTGCCTCGTTTAGAGAATCAATACACAAACCCAATAAACTTGATGGACGCATCTGGCAAAGTTATCTACCAGCAAGCAGAGGCCTTTAACGATAAACCCTACAGCGCAGCGACACCCATATTATTAGGTAAGGGAACCATGAATGATGCAGGTGTGGTGGAAGACAAACCGTTGGACTTTAGCCTAAAAAATGCGTATCCATTGCAGGCGCAACATGATTTCCTCAAAAGATTAATGTTGCCTGATGCCTTCCCAGCAAAAGACCGATTCCAGCTGTCTAAAGAGGATTATGGGTTTCTTTACCGCTATATGTCGATGTATCCGATGGAATCGAAAGATCCAATTTACAAAGAGGAGTTCGCGACTTATTGCAAATTCTTATATTATGGATCAGAAAAAAATGCATCATTGAATCCATCCATGCGCATTTTCAATAAGGTAGGTGATGCCTATGGATTCCTATTAGACAATGCCTATGTGGTGGATTTTGACAAGAAAGTCGAATTTATGGTAACCGCAGTTTTGCTTTGTAATGAAGACGAAATCTTCAATGATGAGAAATATGATTACGATACGATCGGATTTCCCTTCTACAAAAACCTAGGTCAAGTCATTTACGATTACGAGGTAAAACGCCCCAAAAAACACCTTCCGAATTTAGATCACCTGCAATTCGATTACTCGAATTAA
- a CDS encoding aminotransferase class I/II-fold pyridoxal phosphate-dependent enzyme translates to MSYSLTENHIPGRKITFEGAEYLWLGGTNYLNIGSHPTFQKALTEGIEHYSQNFGSSRRNNLQFSIWEDFERALADYFQVEAAALCSSGLAAAQIAVQFAQQKGFTLNLAPQAHPALWRHPHTPFAGSYKNWISSHQKGQILASDGIGSPWINSFDFSFATTINPNDYLIVDESHRAGVQDIHIPCSGHLLQTVSLSKAFGLPAGVILGSAADIDEIKKDSFWVGSSPPNPAFCYAGLQSMEAYKEQSTKSKALADRFADNLKGFDAPVTYEPGYPAFCSKAPGLFEHLKSAGILVNHFAYPDITAPPVCRAILPACLTLADIDTITEAIKSYA, encoded by the coding sequence ATGAGTTATTCCTTAACAGAAAATCACATTCCTGGCCGAAAAATCACCTTTGAAGGTGCAGAATACCTCTGGCTTGGAGGAACGAATTACCTGAACATTGGTTCTCATCCGACCTTTCAAAAGGCCTTAACAGAAGGAATTGAACACTATTCCCAAAACTTCGGCAGCTCTCGTCGCAACAATTTACAATTCTCGATTTGGGAAGATTTTGAACGTGCACTTGCCGATTATTTTCAAGTAGAAGCTGCAGCCCTCTGTTCTTCCGGCCTAGCTGCCGCCCAAATCGCCGTACAATTCGCCCAACAAAAAGGATTCACCCTAAACCTAGCACCTCAGGCACACCCTGCCTTGTGGCGCCATCCACATACCCCATTCGCCGGAAGCTACAAAAATTGGATTTCCAGCCATCAAAAAGGTCAAATCCTTGCCTCTGACGGAATAGGATCTCCTTGGATCAACAGTTTTGATTTCTCTTTCGCCACGACGATTAACCCGAATGATTATTTGATCGTAGACGAGTCACATCGAGCTGGAGTGCAAGATATTCACATTCCCTGTTCTGGACATCTTTTGCAAACCGTTTCGCTCTCCAAAGCCTTCGGATTACCCGCTGGCGTCATTTTAGGTTCCGCTGCAGACATAGACGAGATCAAAAAGGATTCCTTTTGGGTGGGCTCATCACCCCCTAATCCTGCCTTTTGTTATGCTGGGTTGCAATCGATGGAAGCTTATAAAGAGCAGAGCACGAAAAGTAAGGCTTTAGCGGATCGCTTCGCAGACAATCTCAAGGGATTTGATGCCCCTGTGACCTATGAACCGGGTTATCCTGCTTTCTGTTCTAAAGCTCCAGGATTGTTCGAACACCTAAAATCAGCCGGCATTTTAGTGAATCATTTTGCCTACCCAGATATCACTGCACCTCCTGTCTGTCGCGCCATCTTACCTGCCTGCCTCACATTAGCAGATATTGATACCATCACAGAAGCCATCAAAAGCTATGCGTAA
- a CDS encoding dipeptide epimerase has product MELKLHTFDLPLKHTFTITHESRDVQPTLIVELSWHGKSGFGEATETPYYGVTMAKMKSQIESILDLLPHDILPHPSDFWAMMSKTLLDEHPFALCALDVAYWDLWGKTHNKPLYEIWDLDISDNPITDYTIGIDTVEKMVAKMQQTPFPLYKIKLGTDDDLEIVEALRRETDAIFRVDANTAWTPEQTIYFAPELEKLGVEFIEQPLKADNWEGMKRVYQESTLPIIADESCILESDVEKCAGYFHGINIKLMKCGGLTPALRMIKKARTLGLKVMVGCMTESTIGCSAIAQLLPLLDYVDMDGCLLVDDQISTGITIDYGVVSYANLPGTGASLL; this is encoded by the coding sequence ATGGAACTGAAACTACATACTTTCGATTTGCCTTTAAAGCACACGTTCACGATTACGCATGAATCGCGTGACGTGCAACCCACCCTGATAGTGGAGCTGAGCTGGCATGGAAAAAGTGGTTTTGGGGAAGCGACAGAGACGCCCTATTATGGCGTGACCATGGCGAAAATGAAGTCTCAGATCGAATCAATACTTGATTTATTGCCACACGATATTTTACCGCATCCGAGTGATTTTTGGGCGATGATGTCCAAAACCCTATTAGACGAACACCCTTTCGCCCTTTGTGCGCTGGATGTAGCCTATTGGGATCTTTGGGGAAAGACGCATAACAAACCGCTGTATGAGATTTGGGACCTAGACATCTCCGATAATCCCATTACGGATTACACGATCGGGATCGATACGGTAGAGAAGATGGTGGCCAAAATGCAGCAGACTCCCTTTCCTCTGTATAAAATAAAATTGGGTACGGACGACGATTTAGAAATCGTGGAAGCCTTACGAAGAGAAACAGATGCTATTTTCCGCGTCGATGCGAATACCGCTTGGACGCCCGAACAAACGATATATTTTGCCCCAGAATTAGAAAAACTGGGGGTAGAATTCATCGAACAACCCTTGAAAGCCGATAATTGGGAGGGGATGAAGCGTGTTTATCAAGAATCCACTTTACCAATTATCGCTGACGAAAGCTGTATTCTCGAGTCTGATGTAGAAAAATGTGCAGGCTATTTCCATGGCATCAACATCAAATTAATGAAATGCGGTGGCTTAACGCCTGCCCTACGCATGATCAAAAAAGCCAGAACCCTGGGATTAAAAGTCATGGTGGGATGTATGACGGAATCGACCATCGGATGCTCTGCCATCGCGCAACTACTTCCCTTACTCGATTACGTTGATATGGACGGCTGCTTATTAGTGGATGACCAAATTTCGACTGGTATTACCATCGACTACGGCGTTGTTTCTTATGCTAATTTACCAGGAACTGGAGCTTCTTTGCTATGA
- a CDS encoding molybdopterin molybdotransferase MoeA: protein MISPVEAIELLKNITIPFRTEKLPLAKTLGMNIAEKIVADRDFPPFDRAMMDGIAVKDIAAPTWKIEGMLFAGEPVKAIKKMDGSLEIMTGATAPRGTEAIIKIEDLSIEKKIATYIGKTPLEKGQFIHLQGADAPAGSVLVKKRTKIGPVEIAIAATVGKAHIEVESKPHVHIFSTGDEIVGLHETPKDHQIRSSNVMMLKSVLLSKGFKANSSHLPDSAEKIKASIDKVLESNDIILLSGGVSAGKKDLIPSVLAEAGFETVFHKISQKPGKPMLVATRSDGKVVFAFPGNPISTLTCFWVYFLPWVSCDWAEYNVKEIKFLPKPSAELDQWIPVENGEVLAHNGSGDLINWSRADGLVWQKAGDKAKKLPYIPLK, encoded by the coding sequence ATGATCAGCCCTGTAGAAGCCATTGAACTCCTTAAAAACATCACCATTCCATTTCGCACCGAAAAATTACCTTTGGCGAAAACCTTAGGGATGAATATCGCCGAAAAAATTGTGGCCGATCGTGACTTCCCTCCTTTTGACCGGGCCATGATGGACGGCATTGCGGTTAAGGATATCGCCGCACCTACGTGGAAGATTGAGGGTATGTTATTTGCAGGTGAACCGGTGAAAGCGATCAAAAAGATGGATGGTTCATTGGAAATTATGACAGGCGCTACTGCCCCACGTGGTACAGAAGCCATCATTAAAATCGAGGACCTAAGTATCGAGAAAAAAATTGCGACTTATATCGGGAAAACACCTTTAGAAAAAGGGCAATTTATTCACCTGCAAGGCGCTGATGCACCAGCTGGTTCCGTTTTAGTGAAGAAAAGAACGAAGATTGGACCGGTGGAAATTGCGATCGCAGCGACTGTGGGTAAAGCCCATATTGAAGTAGAATCGAAGCCTCACGTACACATTTTCTCTACAGGAGACGAAATCGTAGGCTTGCACGAGACACCGAAAGATCACCAGATTCGCAGTTCGAACGTGATGATGTTGAAGTCGGTTTTATTGTCCAAAGGTTTCAAAGCAAACTCAAGTCACCTACCTGATTCAGCGGAAAAAATCAAAGCAAGCATCGATAAGGTGTTGGAATCAAATGACATTATTTTATTATCTGGCGGCGTTTCTGCTGGCAAAAAAGATTTAATTCCAAGTGTATTAGCAGAAGCTGGATTCGAAACGGTATTCCACAAAATAAGCCAAAAACCCGGCAAGCCGATGCTTGTGGCCACTCGTTCTGACGGAAAAGTTGTTTTCGCTTTCCCTGGAAATCCGATCTCAACGCTGACTTGTTTCTGGGTCTATTTCTTACCGTGGGTATCTTGCGATTGGGCTGAATACAACGTGAAAGAAATCAAATTCTTACCTAAACCCTCTGCGGAATTAGATCAATGGATCCCGGTAGAGAATGGAGAAGTATTAGCGCATAATGGATCAGGGGACTTAATTAATTGGTCTCGTGCAGATGGATTGGTTTGGCAAAAAGCGGGTGATAAAGCGAAGAAATTGCCCTATATTCCACTCAAATAA
- the moaC gene encoding cyclic pyranopterin monophosphate synthase MoaC — MSIDFSHLQSDGTPGMVDVSSKNETVREAKAQSIVYLGAEIVQHFEAAGWQNKKGSILQTAVIAGTMAAKKTSDLIPLCHPLGLDSCKFETEVLADQIVITCICRLEAKTGVEMEALVGASVAALTVYDMCKSVSKGIVIKETKLISKSGGKSDFQA, encoded by the coding sequence ATGTCAATTGACTTTTCTCACCTGCAATCGGATGGCACTCCAGGAATGGTGGATGTGAGTTCGAAAAATGAAACGGTTCGGGAAGCGAAAGCCCAATCCATTGTGTATTTAGGGGCTGAAATTGTGCAGCATTTCGAGGCAGCCGGTTGGCAAAATAAGAAAGGTAGTATTCTACAAACCGCAGTGATTGCGGGTACGATGGCAGCGAAAAAGACGTCTGATTTGATTCCTTTGTGTCATCCACTTGGTCTGGACTCCTGCAAGTTTGAAACGGAAGTGTTAGCGGATCAGATTGTGATTACTTGCATTTGTCGTTTGGAGGCCAAAACAGGTGTTGAAATGGAAGCTCTCGTAGGCGCCTCTGTAGCCGCCTTGACAGTATACGATATGTGTAAGTCGGTATCCAAAGGTATCGTCATCAAAGAAACAAAACTGATCTCGAAATCAGGCGGTAAATCTGACTTTCAAGCCTAA
- a CDS encoding thiamine diphosphokinase yields the protein MSSHHIIRDKQEPALIIANGEACSLDLVEQLLEWSPTVVVLDGALERVISLGIKVDVWLGDFDHAQAADYSDYPLKKVHTPDQNLTDLEKAFEYLLEEGYPAVNVVWASGKRMDHTLNNFHSLVRYGRKLKIVFFDDYSTSYLLPPTFEKWYPAGTPLSLMPYGEAFQVKSSGLVYDLNHPELRLGTQTSSSNEAREDGIVKISYESGALILMECHD from the coding sequence ATGTCTTCACACCACATCATCCGAGACAAACAAGAACCCGCGCTGATCATCGCGAATGGGGAGGCTTGCTCGTTGGATTTGGTGGAACAATTATTGGAATGGTCACCTACGGTCGTGGTGCTGGATGGGGCTTTGGAGAGAGTCATTTCGCTAGGCATCAAAGTAGACGTCTGGTTAGGCGACTTCGATCACGCTCAGGCAGCTGATTACAGTGATTATCCCTTGAAAAAAGTACATACGCCGGACCAAAATTTGACAGACTTAGAAAAAGCGTTTGAATATTTACTCGAGGAGGGTTACCCAGCTGTCAATGTCGTTTGGGCGTCTGGAAAACGGATGGATCACACGCTGAATAATTTTCATTCGCTGGTGCGCTATGGCCGAAAATTGAAGATTGTGTTCTTCGACGATTATTCAACGTCTTATTTATTACCTCCTACGTTTGAAAAGTGGTATCCAGCAGGAACTCCGCTGTCACTTATGCCCTATGGCGAAGCATTTCAAGTAAAATCATCCGGTTTAGTCTACGATTTAAACCACCCTGAGTTGCGCCTGGGAACTCAGACGAGTTCCAGCAATGAGGCGCGCGAAGATGGGATCGTAAAAATTTCGTACGAAAGCGGGGCGCTTATTTTGATGGAGTGCCACGATTAA
- a CDS encoding replication-associated recombination protein A, with the protein MMQPLAERMRPTTLDEYIGQEKVVGPNAPLRKAIEAGHLPSCILWGPPGVGKTTLATLLSGALKRTMYSLSAVQSGVKEVRETLELAKKNRMFEAQSPILFIDEIHRFSKSQQDSLLNAVEKGIVTLVGATTENPSFEVISALLSRCQVYVLESLSNEHLHTMLDKAIATDSLFKNKKITLTETDALFHFSGGDGRKLLNLFELLITTEGGNELEVTNALVTERLQKNLAQYDKDGEQHYDIISAFIKSIRGSDPDAAVYWLARMLVGGESLEFIGRRLLILASEDIGLANPNALLLAQSCFDSIRVIGNPESRIILSQTVIYLATSPKSNSAYNAINKAMAYVEQTGDLPVPLHLRNAPTRMMKDLNYGADYKYPHDFPGNWVEQNYFPEVPSRPVFYKPSEQDKINRGTPSK; encoded by the coding sequence ATGATGCAGCCTCTCGCAGAACGAATGCGCCCCACAACCCTGGATGAATACATCGGCCAAGAAAAGGTCGTGGGTCCGAACGCGCCTTTGCGAAAAGCGATTGAGGCAGGACATTTGCCGTCTTGCATCCTTTGGGGGCCTCCAGGCGTAGGAAAAACGACCCTTGCGACTTTATTATCTGGCGCCTTAAAGCGAACTATGTATTCGCTTTCTGCGGTTCAATCAGGGGTAAAAGAAGTGCGGGAGACCTTGGAGTTAGCGAAGAAGAACCGGATGTTCGAGGCGCAATCGCCCATCCTATTCATCGATGAGATTCACCGTTTTTCGAAATCCCAGCAGGATTCCCTATTAAATGCGGTGGAGAAAGGGATTGTCACCTTAGTAGGAGCAACGACAGAAAACCCCTCGTTTGAAGTTATTTCGGCCCTTTTATCGCGGTGCCAAGTGTATGTATTGGAATCGCTTTCGAATGAGCACCTGCATACGATGCTTGACAAAGCAATCGCCACAGATTCGCTTTTCAAGAATAAAAAAATTACCCTAACGGAAACCGATGCCTTATTCCATTTCTCGGGTGGTGACGGTCGTAAATTATTGAATCTTTTCGAGCTATTAATTACCACAGAAGGCGGAAATGAACTCGAGGTTACGAATGCCTTAGTTACCGAACGATTGCAAAAGAACCTAGCGCAATACGACAAAGACGGCGAGCAACATTACGATATCATTTCGGCGTTTATCAAATCGATCCGCGGATCTGATCCAGATGCGGCAGTGTATTGGTTAGCGCGGATGTTAGTAGGGGGAGAATCCTTAGAATTTATCGGTCGTAGACTGTTGATATTGGCCTCTGAAGATATTGGATTAGCGAATCCCAATGCGCTGCTATTAGCCCAATCTTGCTTCGATTCCATTCGAGTAATTGGTAATCCGGAGTCGAGAATCATTTTATCTCAGACGGTTATCTATTTAGCGACTTCACCCAAAAGCAATTCCGCCTACAATGCCATCAACAAAGCCATGGCCTATGTGGAACAAACGGGGGATTTGCCGGTTCCTTTGCATTTACGCAATGCGCCTACGCGGATGATGAAAGATTTGAATTATGGAGCTGATTATAAATACCCACACGATTTTCCGGGCAATTGGGTGGAGCAGAATTACTTTCCAGAGGTTCCTTCGAGACCGGTCTTTTACAAGCCATCAGAACAGGACAAAATTAATCGTGGCACTCCATCAAAATAA
- a CDS encoding sugar phosphate isomerase/epimerase family protein: MNQSRRSFLLNSAMGLGALAFASPALQALSAVKYKKLVGVQLYSVRDDMRKDPQATLNALAEMGYKYVEHANYIGRKFYGWEAKEFKKRLDDLGMKMPSGHTVMGKLHWDDAKNDFTDLWKYTVEDAAVMGQELVISPSIDMGIRKDKNLLLKYMDIFNKSGELCQKSGMRFGYHNHDFEFSEKLEGELLYDIMLNNTDPSLVAQQLDIGNMINGGGIPAEVMKKFPGRFVSMHVKDEVPSSAGHEKFESTVLGKGSGQIDVQALVKLGDKEGGTKHFIIEQEAYQGLKPLDCMKENIAIMRGWGYK, translated from the coding sequence ATGAATCAATCTAGACGTTCCTTTTTGCTCAATTCTGCGATGGGACTGGGGGCTTTAGCCTTTGCTTCCCCTGCTTTGCAAGCTTTATCAGCGGTTAAATACAAGAAATTAGTGGGGGTACAATTGTACTCAGTGCGTGATGATATGCGCAAAGATCCACAGGCTACCTTGAATGCTTTGGCAGAAATGGGCTATAAATATGTGGAGCACGCAAACTACATCGGTCGTAAATTTTACGGCTGGGAGGCGAAAGAATTCAAAAAGCGTCTGGATGATTTAGGAATGAAAATGCCTTCAGGTCATACGGTGATGGGTAAACTGCACTGGGATGATGCGAAAAATGACTTTACAGATCTTTGGAAATATACGGTAGAAGATGCCGCGGTTATGGGTCAGGAATTAGTGATTAGCCCGTCCATCGATATGGGGATTCGCAAGGATAAAAACCTATTGTTGAAGTACATGGATATCTTTAATAAGTCAGGGGAATTATGCCAAAAATCTGGCATGCGATTCGGCTACCACAATCACGATTTCGAGTTCTCAGAGAAGTTAGAGGGAGAATTATTATACGACATCATGTTGAATAACACGGATCCTTCGCTAGTAGCGCAACAGTTAGACATAGGTAATATGATCAACGGTGGCGGTATTCCAGCAGAAGTGATGAAGAAATTCCCAGGTCGTTTCGTTTCGATGCACGTGAAGGACGAGGTGCCTTCGTCGGCAGGACATGAGAAATTCGAATCTACTGTTTTAGGGAAAGGTTCTGGCCAAATCGATGTACAAGCCTTAGTTAAATTAGGCGATAAGGAAGGTGGGACAAAACACTTTATCATCGAACAAGAAGCGTACCAAGGATTAAAACCATTGGATTGTATGAAAGAAAACATCGCGATCATGCGCGGATGGGGATATAAATAA